A single window of Fretibacterium sp. OH1220_COT-178 DNA harbors:
- a CDS encoding metal ABC transporter solute-binding protein, Zn/Mn family translates to MRISRTFAAGFLSLALALALGTGGAAGAAEAGEKLSVVCSLFPQYDFVRQIAGDLAVVRMLLPPGVESHTFEPRPSDIKMLNDADVFVFTGKYMEPWAERIVRSLDNKRLIVVDASQGVELRKEHEHEHHHAPAEKDAVRSRDEHAEEAHHHHHEYDPHIWLDLCHAQTMVDTILAGLIEADPKHAEVYTKNAEAYKARLAELDGEFAAIVKKGRHRTLVFGGRFAYLYFLKHYGLNYVTAYDTCSSEGEPGVQRIAQVIRYMKKKEIRSLFHEEFVIPKVAQSIAEQAGAELLLFSTAHNLTREEFEKGVTFLDIMRANRDNVEKALTR, encoded by the coding sequence TTGAGGATTTCGAGAACGTTTGCGGCGGGGTTTTTGTCCTTGGCCCTTGCTCTGGCTTTGGGGACTGGAGGCGCCGCGGGGGCGGCGGAGGCCGGGGAAAAGCTGTCGGTGGTGTGCAGCCTCTTTCCCCAGTACGACTTCGTGCGGCAGATCGCGGGGGACCTGGCGGTCGTGCGGATGCTTCTGCCCCCCGGGGTGGAGAGCCATACCTTCGAACCCCGTCCGTCCGACATCAAGATGCTGAACGACGCGGACGTGTTCGTGTTCACGGGCAAGTACATGGAGCCTTGGGCGGAGCGCATCGTGCGGAGCCTGGACAACAAGAGGCTGATCGTGGTGGACGCGTCGCAGGGCGTGGAGCTCCGGAAGGAGCATGAGCACGAGCACCATCACGCCCCTGCCGAAAAGGATGCGGTCCGGAGCCGGGACGAGCACGCGGAGGAGGCGCATCACCATCATCACGAGTACGATCCCCACATCTGGCTGGATCTCTGCCATGCCCAGACGATGGTGGACACGATCCTGGCCGGCCTGATCGAGGCCGACCCGAAGCACGCGGAAGTCTACACGAAGAACGCCGAGGCGTACAAGGCCCGGCTGGCCGAGCTGGACGGGGAGTTCGCCGCCATCGTGAAGAAGGGCAGGCATCGGACCCTGGTGTTCGGCGGGCGTTTCGCCTACCTCTATTTCCTCAAGCACTACGGGCTGAACTACGTGACGGCCTACGACACGTGCTCCTCGGAGGGCGAGCCGGGGGTGCAGCGCATCGCCCAGGTGATCCGGTACATGAAGAAGAAGGAGATCCGGAGCCTCTTCCACGAGGAGTTCGTGATCCCCAAGGTCGCGCAGTCGATCGCCGAGCAGGCGGGGGCCGAGCTGCTGCTGTTCAGTACGGCCCACAACCTGACCCGGGAGGAGTTCGAGAAGGGCGTGACCTTCCTGGACATCATGAGGGCCAATCGGGACAACGTCGAGAAGGCCCTGACCCGTTGA
- a CDS encoding Fur family transcriptional regulator: protein MVEGKGPHDSRRCTRQKNLILRCLDGMKGVHLTAEALVDRLKGSGTPVSKATVYRYLSELEDAGRVRRYRGPEGGPARFEYLAEPAEGDCHLLCESCGTMLHFDGEPLREAFHRFADQNALSIDESKLILYGTCPGCVRRRRP from the coding sequence GTGGTGGAAGGGAAAGGCCCCCATGATTCCCGAAGGTGCACGAGACAAAAAAACTTGATCCTGCGGTGTCTGGACGGCATGAAGGGGGTTCACCTGACCGCGGAGGCGCTCGTGGACCGGCTGAAGGGTTCGGGCACCCCCGTCAGCAAGGCGACGGTCTACCGCTATTTGTCCGAGCTCGAGGACGCGGGGCGCGTGCGGCGCTACCGGGGGCCCGAGGGCGGGCCGGCCCGTTTCGAGTACCTGGCCGAGCCGGCGGAGGGGGATTGCCACCTCCTCTGCGAGTCGTGCGGGACGATGCTTCACTTCGACGGCGAGCCTCTCCGGGAGGCCTTTCACCGGTTTGCGGACCAGAATGCCCTCTCGATCGACGAGAGCAAGCTCATCCTTTACGGGACGTGTCCGGGGTGCGTCAGGCGTCGTCGTCCGTGA
- a CDS encoding ASCH domain-containing protein: MKALSVKQPFAEFIATGEKILELWTWKTDYRGPLLICASSQGNLSLGRGATKEEREEFEREFPNGVAVCVVDLTEIEPYPSRTEAPEEALKFAECVGERQFCAILGEDFDLASFEYEGYAWLLTNPRRVPKPFPVKGKLHLFNVEYEE, from the coding sequence ATGAAGGCACTTTCTGTGAAACAGCCCTTTGCGGAGTTCATCGCGACGGGCGAGAAGATTCTGGAGTTGTGGACATGGAAGACCGACTATCGCGGTCCACTTTTGATCTGTGCGAGTTCACAGGGTAATTTGTCGTTGGGACGCGGCGCGACCAAAGAGGAGCGCGAGGAGTTCGAACGCGAGTTTCCCAACGGCGTGGCCGTATGCGTGGTGGACCTGACCGAAATTGAACCGTACCCCTCCAGAACGGAGGCTCCGGAGGAGGCGCTCAAATTCGCGGAATGCGTCGGGGAGAGACAATTCTGCGCAATTCTGGGAGAGGACTTCGATCTGGCCTCGTTTGAGTACGAGGGGTATGCGTGGCTCCTGACCAACCCGCGGCGCGTGCCGAAACCCTTCCCCGTGAAGGGAAAACTGCACCTCTTCAACGTGGAGTACGAGGAATAG
- a CDS encoding TIGR03943 family putative permease subunit — protein sequence MKRMCAALWSLSLFFVAATASAAADGKPDYVIRENFFVGMITDIFMNMSDYEGKTLRYEGFVLPISEEDFGEGPEKFAVVRIATCCGPDDVPIGFACIWNEIPPEDTWVRVTGVLRNRKLESGEEYPYLEVRELEKPAKRGKQKVAM from the coding sequence ATGAAGCGGATGTGCGCCGCGCTTTGGTCCCTGTCCCTTTTCTTCGTCGCCGCAACCGCGTCCGCAGCTGCGGACGGCAAGCCGGATTACGTGATCCGCGAAAACTTCTTCGTGGGGATGATCACGGACATCTTCATGAACATGAGCGACTACGAGGGCAAGACGCTCCGGTACGAGGGATTCGTCCTGCCCATCTCGGAGGAGGACTTCGGCGAGGGGCCCGAGAAGTTCGCCGTCGTGCGCATCGCCACCTGCTGCGGGCCGGACGACGTGCCCATCGGCTTCGCCTGCATCTGGAACGAGATTCCGCCCGAGGACACCTGGGTGCGCGTGACCGGAGTGCTGCGGAACCGCAAGCTCGAGAGCGGGGAGGAGTACCCCTATCTGGAGGTTCGGGAGCTCGAAAAGCCGGCGAAGCGCGGCAAGCAGAAGGTCGCCATGTGA
- a CDS encoding metal ABC transporter ATP-binding protein yields the protein MSCPENRTLLALSDVSIAYGSLLAVERVSLDVSEGDFLCLVGANGSGKSTLIRGILGLTPLAGGRIELRSGLEGTAYVPQIERADRDFPATVREIVMTGTQRRGRRAPFYTHADKTAAAAALSAFEIADLADRRIGKLSGGQMQRVLLARAMCRQPELLFLDEPCSGLDTDSKRSFYDLLARLHRERRTTIVMVSHDLDEVGERATRVAVMARRLLFVGSPEAWRSGEWRDPLLGAGPSGRTFAEVPA from the coding sequence GTGAGTTGCCCGGAAAACAGGACACTTTTGGCGCTCTCGGACGTCTCCATCGCGTACGGTTCCCTCCTCGCGGTGGAGAGGGTCTCCCTCGACGTCTCCGAGGGGGACTTCCTGTGCCTCGTCGGGGCCAACGGCTCGGGGAAGAGCACCCTGATTCGCGGCATCCTGGGCCTGACGCCTCTGGCGGGAGGCCGTATCGAGCTGAGGTCCGGGTTGGAGGGCACGGCCTATGTGCCCCAGATCGAGAGGGCGGACCGCGATTTCCCCGCGACGGTGCGTGAGATCGTGATGACCGGAACTCAACGCCGGGGCCGGCGCGCGCCCTTCTACACCCACGCCGACAAGACGGCCGCGGCGGCGGCCCTGTCGGCCTTCGAGATCGCGGATCTGGCGGATCGGCGCATCGGCAAGCTGTCGGGCGGTCAGATGCAGCGCGTCCTTCTGGCGCGGGCGATGTGCCGGCAGCCCGAGCTGCTGTTCCTGGACGAGCCCTGCTCCGGTCTGGACACCGACAGCAAGCGCAGCTTCTACGACCTCCTCGCCCGGCTTCACCGGGAGCGGAGGACCACGATCGTGATGGTCTCCCACGACCTCGACGAGGTGGGGGAGCGCGCGACGCGGGTGGCGGTGATGGCCCGCCGCCTGCTCTTCGTGGGCTCTCCGGAGGCGTGGCGGAGCGGCGAGTGGAGGGACCCCCTCCTTGGGGCCGGGCCCTCCGGACGGACGTTTGCGGAGGTGCCGGCATGA
- a CDS encoding ABC transporter ATP-binding protein, with the protein MVRVEEVSKVYRGRGGAVEALRGVSLEFSEGSFTALVGRSGCGKTTLLRLIAGLERESGGRIVRSVPRRQVGYVFQEPRLMPWLSVAENVRFAARAGGPAGDFGDADGILRTLGLADFARCLPHELSGGMAQRVALGRTLFCRPRLILMDEPFGALDWFTRRTLQADLLRLWREGGRTIVFVTHDIDEALTLAERVVVLREGRFAGTFGVDGELSAEARMELRERILAAIELGDAGSGVALPFFEGASRPRHEGGRS; encoded by the coding sequence GTGGTGCGCGTCGAGGAGGTCTCGAAGGTCTACCGCGGCCGGGGCGGAGCGGTGGAGGCCCTGCGCGGGGTCAGCCTGGAGTTTTCGGAGGGGTCCTTCACCGCGCTGGTGGGCAGGAGCGGCTGCGGCAAGACCACGCTTCTGCGTTTGATCGCCGGGCTGGAGCGGGAGTCCGGGGGCCGGATCGTCCGTTCCGTTCCGCGGCGGCAGGTGGGGTACGTCTTTCAGGAGCCGCGCCTCATGCCCTGGCTCTCGGTCGCCGAGAACGTCCGCTTTGCCGCCCGGGCCGGCGGGCCGGCCGGGGACTTCGGGGACGCGGACGGGATCCTGCGCACCCTGGGGCTGGCGGATTTCGCCCGCTGTCTGCCCCACGAGCTCTCCGGGGGCATGGCCCAAAGGGTTGCGCTGGGGCGGACGCTCTTCTGCCGGCCCAGGCTGATCCTGATGGACGAGCCCTTCGGAGCCCTGGACTGGTTCACGCGCAGGACGCTTCAGGCCGACCTGCTGCGCCTGTGGCGGGAGGGGGGCCGGACGATCGTGTTCGTGACCCACGACATCGACGAGGCTCTGACGCTCGCCGAGCGTGTCGTGGTGCTGAGGGAGGGGCGCTTCGCGGGGACGTTCGGCGTCGACGGGGAGCTTTCCGCGGAGGCGCGCATGGAGCTGCGCGAGCGGATACTGGCCGCCATAGAGCTGGGCGACGCTGGGTCCGGCGTCGCGCTTCCGTTTTTTGAGGGGGCCTCTCGGCCCCGACATGAAGGAGGACGATCATGA
- a CDS encoding ATP-binding cassette domain-containing protein: MSEYVLEMKDITKVFPGVVALDKVSLKVRPGTVHALMGENGAGKSTLMKCLFGIYRPDGGEIRLEGRPVVIRS; encoded by the coding sequence ATGAGCGAATACGTTCTCGAGATGAAGGACATCACAAAGGTGTTCCCCGGGGTGGTCGCACTGGACAAGGTCTCTCTGAAGGTGCGTCCGGGGACCGTGCACGCCCTGATGGGCGAGAACGGGGCCGGTAAGTCGACGCTGATGAAGTGTCTGTTCGGCATCTACCGGCCCGACGGCGGAGAGATACGGCTGGAGGGCAGGCCGGTGGTCATCCGGTC
- a CDS encoding ISNCY family transposase, whose protein sequence is MEQERVTLSQKDIKRIKVLEMVVNGMMTNQEAAEALKLCRRQIIRLRKKYLDQGEAGIIHGNRGRHPLHRIGEHIRLKVLGLYREKYHDFNFSHFTDSLKEVEGIDLSRSSVVRILSAEGFTSKKSVRRKAKLHRPRPRKQAAGMLWQTDASRFEWFGKGKGYAALHAYIDDATGRVVGAWFTKNESTAGYVAALSIGRERYGLPMEIYSDRHTIFRSPQKSSEEEGEERSLSNFAQGLKDLGIDQIFALTPEAKGRIERLWNTLQDRLTGELRLLGIKDIDEANKVLPKLIAKHNRKFAVLPAEQETAYVKPVERVDADFLFARRQTRKTDGGGSFSYRGRTYAPSTPEKGSMAHASVEVRETLSGRIWAVCKGRRIEMKEVERPKPAASNKTAKDKGARLVNAHKPAPDHPWKRSFRKNSLPISELGEPKVTFSLAIDRICK, encoded by the coding sequence ATGGAGCAGGAGAGAGTGACTTTGTCACAAAAAGATATCAAGCGCATCAAGGTCTTGGAGATGGTGGTCAACGGGATGATGACCAACCAGGAGGCGGCGGAGGCCTTAAAGCTCTGTCGGAGGCAGATCATCAGACTTAGGAAAAAGTACCTGGACCAGGGGGAAGCGGGCATCATTCACGGGAACAGAGGCAGACATCCCCTGCACAGGATTGGAGAGCACATCCGACTCAAAGTGCTCGGTCTATACCGGGAAAAGTATCATGACTTCAATTTCTCCCATTTCACCGACAGCCTGAAGGAGGTCGAAGGGATAGACTTAAGCCGTTCGAGCGTCGTGCGCATTCTGAGCGCCGAGGGATTCACAAGCAAGAAAAGCGTCAGGCGCAAAGCAAAACTTCATCGACCTCGGCCACGAAAACAGGCTGCAGGCATGCTCTGGCAGACCGACGCTTCCAGGTTCGAGTGGTTCGGCAAGGGGAAGGGCTATGCTGCCCTCCACGCCTACATCGATGACGCCACAGGACGGGTCGTTGGCGCCTGGTTCACCAAGAACGAGAGCACCGCAGGATATGTCGCCGCTCTGAGCATCGGACGGGAACGGTATGGTCTGCCCATGGAGATTTACAGCGACAGGCACACGATCTTCCGTTCCCCTCAGAAATCCTCCGAAGAAGAGGGCGAAGAACGCTCCTTGAGCAACTTCGCACAGGGGTTGAAGGACCTTGGCATAGATCAGATCTTTGCACTCACCCCGGAGGCAAAGGGGCGCATCGAGCGCCTGTGGAACACCTTGCAGGACAGGCTGACCGGGGAACTGAGACTCCTTGGCATCAAAGACATAGATGAAGCCAACAAGGTCCTGCCCAAGCTCATCGCAAAACACAACAGGAAGTTTGCCGTTCTGCCCGCAGAACAGGAGACCGCCTACGTGAAGCCTGTGGAGAGGGTCGATGCCGATTTCCTCTTCGCTCGACGCCAAACGCGTAAAACAGATGGGGGCGGAAGCTTTTCCTACAGGGGACGAACCTATGCCCCCAGTACCCCTGAGAAGGGCTCTATGGCCCACGCTTCCGTGGAGGTCAGGGAGACTCTCTCGGGAAGGATATGGGCCGTTTGCAAGGGCCGGCGCATCGAGATGAAGGAGGTCGAAAGGCCGAAGCCCGCCGCCTCGAACAAAACCGCGAAGGACAAAGGGGCGAGGCTTGTGAACGCTCACAAACCTGCCCCCGACCACCCCTGGAAGCGCTCTTTCAGGAAAAACTCTCTCCCTATCTCGGAACTGGGGGAACCAAAGGTGACTTTTTCTCTGGCTATTGACAGAATTTGTAAATAA
- a CDS encoding metal-dependent hydrolase — MTGPGHRVLNFMVLGALTRSVPAALFGLLGGAFPDTVEYLIWGSGRNRHHRRSSHWFVPWLAGFLFCFFVGAGGRVPTLSGLVGARAEAVWGCAAFWFLGCLLHVLGDACCGKVPLFVPWRKKFGLRLFEMSPRRGEMSRGEWFFVAFVTLSALGAWLSRGVVL; from the coding sequence ATGACGGGCCCCGGCCACCGCGTTCTGAACTTCATGGTCCTGGGGGCCCTGACGCGTTCGGTGCCCGCCGCCCTCTTCGGCCTGCTGGGCGGGGCCTTTCCGGATACGGTCGAGTACCTGATCTGGGGGAGCGGGCGCAACCGGCACCACCGCAGGAGCTCGCACTGGTTCGTCCCCTGGCTGGCGGGCTTTCTGTTCTGTTTTTTCGTGGGGGCCGGGGGGAGGGTGCCCACCCTTTCCGGGCTCGTCGGCGCGAGAGCGGAGGCGGTCTGGGGCTGCGCCGCCTTCTGGTTCCTGGGCTGCCTCCTGCATGTGCTGGGCGATGCCTGCTGCGGCAAGGTGCCGCTGTTCGTCCCCTGGAGAAAAAAGTTCGGCCTTCGGCTCTTCGAGATGTCCCCACGCCGCGGGGAGATGAGCCGGGGCGAGTGGTTCTTCGTCGCCTTCGTGACCCTGTCGGCGCTGGGGGCGTGGCTGAGCCGGGGGGTCGTGCTGTAG
- a CDS encoding ABC transporter substrate-binding protein yields the protein MKKVFALGLGVLMSLCLLSAGAGAAEKSLAITYVKSPLNIPSILEKRLGLLEAEFGPLGYSVSHPEITSGAQQSQAMAAGSVQVANCIGGTSLLIAAAQGLDIRIAGIYSRSPKSFCLVVKDPAIRSAADLEGKKVAGPKGTVLHQLLLAGLKREGVEASRVEHIEMGIPAAVAALMSGSIDGALAAGPLALKALEGGARVLFNGEGLVEGTIVVGVSGEALKEQGDLAKRMVDVHRRALAYAEEHPEETVKIASEETGLSPEQVREMAKLYDFDPTVRPEDLAELERTMRFLVDEGLATRFVDPASLVVR from the coding sequence ATGAAGAAGGTTTTTGCTCTTGGGCTCGGTGTTCTCATGTCCCTGTGTCTGCTCTCGGCCGGAGCCGGGGCGGCGGAGAAGTCGCTGGCGATCACCTACGTGAAGTCGCCGCTCAACATCCCCTCCATTCTGGAGAAACGCCTGGGGCTGCTGGAGGCGGAGTTCGGCCCCTTGGGCTACTCGGTCTCCCACCCGGAGATCACGTCCGGTGCGCAGCAGTCCCAGGCGATGGCCGCAGGGTCGGTCCAGGTCGCCAACTGCATCGGCGGGACGTCCCTTCTGATCGCCGCCGCACAGGGGCTGGACATCCGCATCGCGGGGATCTACTCCCGCTCCCCCAAGAGCTTCTGTCTGGTGGTCAAGGACCCCGCGATCCGCAGCGCCGCCGACCTCGAGGGCAAAAAGGTCGCCGGCCCCAAGGGGACGGTGCTGCACCAGCTGCTCCTGGCGGGCCTGAAGCGGGAGGGGGTGGAGGCCTCTCGGGTGGAGCACATCGAGATGGGGATCCCCGCCGCCGTCGCGGCCCTGATGAGCGGCTCGATCGACGGGGCGCTGGCCGCGGGGCCCCTGGCCCTGAAGGCCCTGGAGGGCGGCGCGCGCGTGCTCTTCAACGGCGAGGGGCTGGTCGAGGGCACCATCGTCGTCGGGGTGAGCGGTGAGGCGCTGAAGGAGCAGGGCGACCTGGCGAAGCGGATGGTCGACGTCCACCGAAGGGCCCTGGCCTATGCCGAGGAGCACCCGGAGGAGACCGTGAAGATCGCGAGCGAGGAGACGGGGCTCTCGCCCGAGCAGGTGCGGGAAATGGCGAAGCTCTACGACTTCGACCCCACGGTGCGGCCGGAGGACCTCGCCGAGCTGGAGAGGACCATGCGCTTCCTCGTGGACGAGGGGCTGGCCACCCGATTCGTGGACCCCGCCTCTCTGGTGGTCCGCTGA
- a CDS encoding glycerate kinase type-2 family protein, protein MDSLRRDAMHIVREAIGRVLPENAVREALASREFSTRRGRGRIVVAAIGKAAWRMARAAADFLGPELAGGAVVTKYGHSMGPIAGLDIFEAGHPLPDENTLRGTEALLAHVRELGPDDTVLFLVSGGGSALFERPLDGVSLDDLVDVTEQLLACGADIVEINRVRKRLSSVKAGRFAHLAAPAHVHAVVLSDVLGDRLDSIASGPAWPDASTAEETLAIVRKYGLSLRPRLIGLLEQETPKRLDNVTAVVTGSVSALCAAAERSAEERGYAPLVLTTTLNCEAREAGAFLASLAREVHGTGRPAAAPCALILGGETVVRLTGKGKGGRNQELALSAARGIAGLAGTVVASVGSDGTDGPTEAAGGIVDGNTAELLRGRGFDIERALADNDSYTALEAVGGLVVTGPTGTNVNDLTLVLCGQGKG, encoded by the coding sequence GTGGATTCCCTGCGTCGGGATGCGATGCACATCGTCCGGGAGGCCATCGGGAGGGTGCTGCCCGAGAACGCCGTGAGGGAGGCCCTGGCGTCTCGGGAATTCTCGACGCGACGGGGCCGGGGCCGTATCGTCGTCGCGGCCATCGGCAAGGCGGCGTGGCGGATGGCAAGGGCCGCCGCCGATTTTTTGGGGCCGGAGCTCGCCGGCGGCGCGGTCGTCACCAAGTACGGGCACTCGATGGGGCCCATCGCCGGGCTCGATATCTTCGAGGCCGGGCATCCTCTTCCGGACGAGAACACCCTGAGGGGCACGGAGGCCCTCCTCGCCCACGTGCGGGAGCTCGGGCCCGACGATACCGTGCTGTTTCTCGTCTCGGGCGGCGGGTCCGCGCTCTTCGAACGTCCGCTGGACGGGGTGTCGCTCGACGATCTCGTCGACGTGACGGAGCAGCTGCTTGCCTGCGGGGCCGACATCGTGGAGATCAACCGGGTCCGCAAACGTCTCTCCTCCGTGAAGGCCGGCCGGTTCGCACATCTGGCCGCCCCCGCACACGTCCATGCGGTGGTGCTCTCCGACGTCCTGGGCGACCGGCTGGACAGCATCGCCTCCGGGCCCGCCTGGCCGGATGCCTCCACGGCGGAGGAGACCCTGGCGATCGTGCGCAAGTACGGCCTCTCGCTGCGTCCCCGTCTGATCGGGCTTCTGGAGCAGGAGACGCCCAAGCGTCTGGACAACGTCACGGCCGTGGTCACGGGCAGCGTGAGCGCCCTCTGTGCGGCTGCGGAGAGATCCGCGGAGGAGCGGGGCTACGCGCCCCTTGTCCTCACCACGACCCTGAACTGCGAGGCCCGGGAGGCCGGAGCGTTCCTGGCCTCGCTGGCCCGGGAGGTGCATGGGACGGGTCGTCCCGCGGCAGCGCCCTGCGCCCTGATTCTGGGCGGGGAGACGGTGGTTCGTCTGACCGGAAAGGGCAAGGGCGGGCGCAATCAGGAACTGGCCCTTTCGGCCGCGCGCGGCATCGCGGGGCTGGCCGGGACGGTCGTCGCGTCCGTCGGCTCCGATGGGACGGACGGGCCCACCGAAGCGGCGGGCGGGATCGTGGACGGGAACACGGCCGAACTGCTGAGGGGGCGGGGGTTCGACATCGAGAGGGCCTTGGCGGACAACGACTCCTACACGGCACTGGAGGCCGTGGGCGGACTGGTCGTCACGGGGCCGACCGGGACGAACGTCAACGATCTGACCCTGGTGCTCTGCGGGCAAGGAAAAGGATGA
- a CDS encoding metal ABC transporter permease: MTFQEVLEILSYPFVTRALIVGVMVSLCASILGVILVLKRYSLIGHGLSEVGFAALSVALAFNLPPLYVSTPLVIAASFVIMFVSQRKKVGGDVAIGIAASAALAFGVLVTALTRGMNLDVCGYMFGSILAMTNEDVMLSVALSLFVTGLFVLFYNRLFLITYNEDYARSLGINVTLYQFLISFLTALTVVLGMRMMGTLLISSLIILPAVTARRLVSSFRALVVLSACISLVCFAAGLTLSFIWNLPTGASIVFVNVAALMGAVLVSRLMGRTA; encoded by the coding sequence ATGACGTTTCAGGAGGTCCTGGAGATCCTTTCCTATCCGTTCGTCACGCGGGCTCTGATCGTCGGCGTGATGGTGTCGCTCTGCGCCTCCATCCTGGGCGTGATCCTCGTGCTGAAACGCTACTCCCTGATCGGGCACGGGCTTTCCGAGGTGGGATTCGCGGCGCTCTCCGTGGCCCTGGCCTTCAATCTGCCGCCGCTCTACGTCTCGACGCCGCTGGTCATCGCGGCCTCGTTCGTCATCATGTTCGTGAGCCAGCGCAAGAAGGTCGGCGGCGACGTGGCCATCGGCATCGCGGCCTCGGCGGCCCTGGCCTTCGGGGTCCTCGTCACCGCGTTGACGCGCGGGATGAACCTGGACGTCTGCGGCTACATGTTCGGCAGCATCCTGGCGATGACGAACGAGGACGTGATGCTCTCCGTCGCCCTCTCCCTGTTCGTCACGGGCCTGTTCGTCCTCTTCTACAACCGGCTCTTCCTGATCACGTACAACGAGGACTACGCGCGCTCGCTGGGGATCAACGTCACGCTCTACCAGTTTCTGATCTCGTTCCTCACGGCTCTTACGGTGGTGCTGGGCATGAGGATGATGGGCACGCTGCTGATCTCGAGCCTGATCATCCTGCCCGCGGTGACGGCGCGCCGGCTGGTCAGCAGCTTCCGGGCGCTCGTCGTCCTGTCCGCCTGCATCTCTCTGGTCTGCTTCGCCGCCGGCCTGACGCTGTCCTTCATCTGGAACCTGCCCACAGGTGCCAGCATCGTGTTCGTCAACGTGGCGGCGTTGATGGGGGCCGTGCTCGTTTCGCGCCTGATGGGACGCACGGCCTAG
- a CDS encoding galactose ABC transporter substrate-binding protein, giving the protein MRKGLLFSVAVLSILCVAGAVFASDVLVGACIYKFDDTFMTGVRNNMKAEMEKLGGELEIVDSQNKQPVQNDQVDTYVTKGVTALVVNPVDRTAAGPLMEKARAEGLPIVFINREPDAEVMKAYDKIWYVGARAEESGTQSGELIVDYFKKNPDADKNKDGKIQYIMLRGEQGHQDATLRTEYSIKAMKDGGFDVEELGSDTANWDKVQGTDKMKGFIAAVGLDKIEAVLGNNDDMALGAIEALKAEGYNMGDPKKYIPVVGVDATAPALEAMSKGTMLGTVLNDAKNQGWAAVRIAFAAAQGKAIDKEAIGYEVTDGKYVWIPYVKVTAENYKEFM; this is encoded by the coding sequence ATGAGGAAAGGGTTGTTGTTTTCGGTTGCGGTCCTGTCCATCCTCTGCGTCGCGGGGGCTGTTTTCGCCTCCGATGTTCTGGTCGGCGCCTGCATCTACAAGTTCGACGACACCTTCATGACGGGGGTGCGCAACAACATGAAGGCGGAGATGGAGAAGCTGGGGGGCGAGCTGGAGATCGTGGATTCCCAGAACAAGCAGCCGGTCCAGAACGACCAGGTGGACACCTACGTCACCAAGGGCGTCACCGCTCTGGTCGTCAACCCGGTGGACCGGACGGCCGCCGGCCCCCTGATGGAGAAGGCCAGGGCCGAGGGGCTGCCGATCGTCTTCATCAACCGCGAGCCGGACGCGGAGGTCATGAAGGCCTACGACAAGATCTGGTACGTCGGTGCGCGGGCGGAGGAGTCCGGCACGCAGTCGGGCGAGCTGATTGTGGACTACTTCAAGAAGAATCCGGATGCGGACAAGAACAAGGACGGCAAGATCCAGTACATCATGCTGCGCGGCGAGCAGGGGCACCAGGACGCCACGCTGCGCACGGAGTACTCCATCAAGGCCATGAAGGACGGCGGTTTCGACGTCGAGGAGCTGGGCAGCGATACGGCCAACTGGGACAAGGTCCAGGGCACCGACAAGATGAAGGGCTTCATCGCGGCGGTGGGGCTGGACAAGATCGAGGCGGTCCTGGGCAACAACGACGACATGGCCCTGGGCGCCATCGAGGCCCTGAAGGCCGAGGGGTACAACATGGGCGACCCCAAGAAGTACATCCCCGTCGTGGGGGTGGACGCCACGGCCCCGGCGCTCGAGGCCATGAGCAAGGGGACCATGCTGGGCACGGTCCTGAACGATGCGAAGAACCAGGGCTGGGCGGCCGTGCGGATCGCCTTTGCCGCCGCTCAGGGCAAGGCCATCGACAAGGAGGCCATCGGCTACGAGGTCACCGACGGCAAGTACGTCTGGATCCCCTACGTCAAGGTGACGGCCGAGAATTATAAGGAGTTTATGTAA